In Antechinus flavipes isolate AdamAnt ecotype Samford, QLD, Australia chromosome 6, AdamAnt_v2, whole genome shotgun sequence, the sequence GACACGCACATCACACACGTGAGGAGGAGGAGCCACGTAACCAGGATGGTGAAGAAGGTGAAAATGTTATGATCAGAACTATGCCAAAGAACGAGAGACAGTAGCCCGCACATCCCGGCCAGAGCCCAGACCCCGGCGCAGATCGCGGCCGACGTGTGCTTGGGGCGACGGCATCGGTACCAGAGGGGGAAGAACGCTGAGAGACAGCGCTCGGTGCTGATCGCCGCCAGGAGGCTCAGGCCCGCAGTGTAGGACGTGTATATGAAGAATGACAGTATTGTCCATGTTACATCGTTAAATCTAAAAAGTGCAAGTATGGATCTAAGAAAAGAGCTACAAAGGAAGAGGGCGTCGGCCGCCGCCAGGTTGAGGATGTAGACGGAGAAGGGGTTCCTCCGGATGCGGAAGCCCAGGAGCCACAGGACGGCGCCGTTCCCCAGCAGTCCAAGCGGGGCAATGAGCAGAGAGAGGAGGTTCATCCAGTCATAAATGTCAAGGCTGCCAGATGAATTATGACCTTCACTATGCTCCGTTGAATTGTCAGAATAATATTCTGGGTATTCAGGCGTGGAGGACACAGTCATGTTGGGGGATCCGCGCTCCATGACGCCCTGCTCCTCTCAGACACCCTGgggacacagagacatagaaggaCATCAGGGAGTTTCCCGGCCATTTATGCCTCTCTCTACATTCAAAGCTCCTCTTCCTCACTGCCTCTTTCTAGGATGCCCCTAGGGGGCGCCACAGTGCATAGAGGTATGGgtctaaagaaaaaatgaattataatctTGTCTTGGAAACTTACTAgtgagaaaaatcattatttcacccatattaataactaattgTTCAATTACGGTTAAGACTTGCCCTTCCTATTTCCTCCTTCAGAAACCAGTCCCTTGTAGGTTATTCCTCGGACTCTAAAGGACATTGCTGATGCATGAATTTGCTCCAGTCCTTGAGGTACGTGATTTTTCATCACGAAAGAGAAGCTTATGTAGGAATTATTACCCGATCATTGTTCGTGGTTCATTGGCTGGGGAGAAATGGATGCCTTTGTCCAGGTACCTGGAGGCAGCTAAAGCTCCTCATGCCCTCTGCAGGTAGAGAAGAAGGCTCTTGTCCAGCTCCTGGTCCACCCCCTCAGGGATTGTTGGTTTCCACCCTCAGGTATAGCTTCCTTTCTAaagactttgaaagaattcaatacTCTTCAGAGGCATCTTTGGCTTCCAGCCAAGATCCTGATCTCAATGTCTTTTTTCCTAGCCATCATTAAAAACCAATTATTAATTACCACCACATTGTCTCCAGGACTTGTCATTACTTACATTGGGGGTGTAACCCTGGTCATATTATTCAACATTTGTGTCCCTCAGGTTCCAAATTTCAAAATGagaccaaaaattttttttaagaggtatagctcctttatttatttattttttatttttaaaataactttttattgttagaacccatgccagggtaattttttacagcattatcccttgcattcacttctattacaatttttcccctccctccttccactccctcccctagatggcaagcagtcctttatatgttgaataggttacagtatatcctagataaaatatatgtgtgcagaactgaacagttttcttgttgcacagggagaattgcattcagaaggtataaataacccgggaagaaaaacaaaaatgcaagcagtttatattaatttcccagtgttctttctttgggtgtagctgcttctgtccatctttgatcaattaaagctcaaAATGAGACCAAAAATAACAGGAACCTCACAGAGACCTTTAGATCAAATGaggcagtgttttttttttttttttaataattttttattgatagaacgcatgccagggtaattttttacagtattatcccttgcattcacttctgttctgatttttcccctccctccctccaccccttcccccagatggcaagagtcctttacatgttgaatgggttgcagtatattctagatacaatatatgtgtgcagaaccaaacagttttcttgttgcacagggagaattgaagtcagaaggtataaataacccgggaagaaaaacataaatgcaagcagtttatattcatttccagtgttctttctctgggtgtagctgcttctgtccatctttgatcaattaaggctctctttatcaaagaggtccacttccatcagaatacatcctcaaacagtatcgttgttgaggtatataatgatctcctggttctgctcatttcactcagcatcagttcatgtaagtctcgccagtcctctctgtattcatcctgctggtcgttccttacagaacaataatattccataacattcatataccacaatttacccagtcattctccaattgatggacatcctttcattttccagcttctagccactacaaacagggctgccacaaacattttggcacatacagatccctttcctttctttagtatttctttggggtataagcccagtagaaccactgctggatcaaagggtatgcacagcttgataactttttgagcataattccaaattgctctccagaatggctggatgagttcacaattccaccaacaatgtatcagtgtccctgttttcccacatcccctccaacattccccattatctttctctgtaaaTGAGGCAGTGTTTGTGGTATGCTTAACACTGTGCCTAGGACACAAGTAGATCATTAAAAAAAGCtggtttcattttcctctttacaTCTCCCTCTTGTCATGATGTGACAGAGAGGTATAGAACTGAGTCTTTTGGAGAAGATGGGGAATATGTGTCTCACCTTTCTTCTCTAATCACACTCAAATTCGCcctttgtttccctttctcttctctttctttagtaCATGGGGGTTTGGCTTCTTTCTAAAATCTATGTGGACAGGCCTAAAGGTGAGCTGAACCACTTCATTTAAAACAATGGACATTAAAGTTAATTCATTTCATGGATGTATGCATGCCATTTTCTGTGTCTTTACTCTTTGATTAATTCATAAATTCATACTtccaattatttatttacattttaaattatttaccaATGACTTTTCCTTGGGCATAATTTATATTGTGGTATATGCTGTCCCCCTCAGAAaatcagtattttaaaatcaaagtgAATGGGACTAGTGAACATTCCTTAGAGTTTATAGGGTAAAGTAGGTCAAGCCTTAGATCTAGTCTTCAGGAAGTCACATCACCTCCAGGAAGTAGACAGCATCGTTGACCATTGAGTcaatggtttctttcttttcaatccatccaatgtatttaaaaatcagcaGGAAAGAGGAGGTATACCCTTGCCTTTTCTTCTACAtaattcattgtctttttctgtcatgtgcCGTACCCCATGCTGGACTGTCCAGTTGATGTGTTTGGACCTCTTCTTGCAATGATGgaataaatgctttctatttgTATCTGAAGATCATGGAACAAGTCACCCCGGTCTTTGGCAAATTCTCTCCAGTAACTGCCTGGGAAGAATCTGGGTGCCCCTGGCATCC encodes:
- the LOC127540231 gene encoding mas-related G-protein coupled receptor member A-like; amino-acid sequence: MERGSPNMTVSSTPEYPEYYSDNSTEHSEGHNSSGSLDIYDWMNLLSLLIAPLGLLGNGAVLWLLGFRIRRNPFSVYILNLAAADALFLCSSFLRSILALFRFNDVTWTILSFFIYTSYTAGLSLLAAISTERCLSAFFPLWYRCRRPKHTSAAICAGVWALAGMCGLLSLVLWHSSDHNIFTFFTILVTWLLLLTCVMCVSSLTLLLRVQCRSRPPRLPRLYLLVLLTVLVFLLCCLPMGIWAVLSFWFHTYLMSYWLCDLLACVNSSVNPLIYFFVGRLGHKRREPLRVVLQRALGDEQELGGETTNTPHSSRPETTLRA